One genomic region from Rattus norvegicus strain BN/NHsdMcwi chromosome 10, GRCr8, whole genome shotgun sequence encodes:
- the Slc4a1 gene encoding band 3 anion transport protein isoform X1, with protein sequence MGDMQDHEKVLEIPDRDSEEELEHVIEQIAYRDLDIPVTEMQESEALPTEQTATDYIPTSTSTSHPSSSQVYVELQELMMDQRNQELQWVEAAHWIGLEENLREDGVWGRPHLSYLTFWSLLELQKVFSKGTFLLDLAETSLAGVANKLLDSFIYEDQIRPQDRDELLRALLLKRSHAEDLKDLEGVKPAVLTRSGAPSEPLLPHQPSLETKLYCAQAEGGSEEPSPSGILKIPPNSETTLVLVGRASFLVKPVLGFVRLKEAVPLEDLVLPEPVSFLLVLLGPEAPHIDYTQLGRAAATLMTERVFRVTASLAQSRGELLSSLDSFLDCSLVLPPTEAPSEKALLNLVPVQKELLRKRYLPRPAKPDPNLYEALADGGKEGPGDEDDPLRRTGRIFGGLIRDIRRRYPYYLSDITDALSPQVLAAVIFIYFAALSPAVTFGGLLGEKTRNLMGVSELLISTAVQGILFALLGAQPLLVLGFSGPLLVFEEAFYSFCESNNLEYIVGRAWIGFWLILLVVLVVAFEGSFLVQYISRYTQEIFSFLISLIFIYETFSKLIKIFQDYPLQESYAPVVMKPKPQGPVPNTALLSLVLMVGTFLLAMMLRKFKNSTYFPGKLRRVIGDFGVPISILIMVLVDTFIKNTYTQKLSVPDGLKVSNSSARGWVIHPLGLYNHFPKWMMFASVLPALLVFILIFLESQITTLIVSKPERKMIKGSGFHLDLLLVVGMGGVAALFGMPWLSATTVRSVTHANALTVMGKASGPGAAAQIQEVKEQRISGLLVSVLVGLSILMEPILSRIPLAVLFGIFLYMGITSLSGIQLFDRILLLFKPPKYHPDVPFVKRVKTWRMHLFTGIQIICLAVLWVVKSTPASLALPFVLILTVPLRRLLLPLIFRELELQCLDGDDAKVTFDEAEGLDEYDEVPMPV encoded by the exons ATGGGGGACATGCAG GACCACGAGAAAGTGCTGGAGATCCCAGACCGTGACAGTGAAGAGGAACTGGAACATGTAATAGAACAGATAGCATACAGAGACCTAGACATCCCTGTGACAGAAATGCAGGAGTCAGAAG CTCTTCCCACAGAGCAAACAGCCACAGACTACATCCCCACCAGTACCTCCACATCGCACCCAAGCTCCAGTCAG GTCTATGTAGAGCTGCAGGAACTGATGATGGACCAGAGGAACCAGGAACTACAGTGGGTGGAGGCGGCACACTGGATAGGGCTGGAGGAAAACCTTCGAGAGGATGGTGTGTGGGGTCGTCCACATCTCTCTTACCTCACCTTCTGGAGCCTTCTAGAACTGCAGAAGGTCTTCTCAAAAG GCACCTTCCTTCTGGATCTGGCAGAGACATCCCTGGCTGGGGTGGCCAATAAACTTCTAGACAGTTTCATCTATGAGGATCAAATTCGGCCTCAAGACCGAGATGAGCTGCTCCGGGCTCTGCTACTCAAACGCAG CCACGCTGAGGACCTAAAGGATCTGGAGGGAGTGAAGCCTGCCGTCCTGACCCGCTCTGGGGCCCCTTCTGAACCTCTTCTTCCTCACCAGCCATCGCTGGAGACCAAGCTGTACTGTGCACAG GCAGAGGGGGGCTCAGAAGAACCCTCGCCATCTGGGATTCTGAAGATCCCCCCCAATTCAGAAACCACATTGGTGCTAGTGG GCCGGGCTAGTTTCCTGGTGAAGCCTGTGCTGGGCTTCGTGAGACTGAAGGAAGCTGTGCCGCTGGAGGACCTGGTGTTGCCGGAGCCTGTGAGCTTCCTTCTAGTTCTTCTCGGACCTGAGGCTCCGCACATCGACTACACCCAGCTGGGCAGGGCTGCAGCAACTCTCATGACAGAAAGA GTGTTCCGCGTTACCGCCTCCCTGGCGCAGAGCCGAGGGGAGCTGCTGAGCTCCCTGGATAGCTTTCTGGACTGTAGCCTGGTGCTGCCGCCCACAGAGGCCCCTTCAGAGAAAGCTCTGCTCAACCTGGTGCCCGTGCAGAAGGAGTTGCTTAGGAAGCGGTACTTGCCCAGACCTGCCAAGCCAGACCCCAACTTGTACGAGGCATTAG CAGACGGGGGAAAGGAGGGCCCCGGTGACGAAGACGACCCTCTAAGGCGCACCGGCCGGATCTTTGGAGGCCTGATCCGTGATATCCGGCGCCGGTATCCTTACTACCTGAGTGACATCACCGATGCGCTCAGTCCCCAGGTGCTGGCTGCTGTCATCTTCATCTACTTTGCTGCCTTGTCACCTGCGGTCACCTTCGGCGGTCTCCTGG GAGAAAAGACCCGGAACCTGATGGGGGTGTCAGAGCTGCTCATCTCCACAGCAGTGCAAGGAATTCTCTTTGCTCTCCTGGGGGCACAGCCCCTGCTTGTGCTCGGCTTCTCAGGACCCCTGCTGGTGTTTGAAGAAGCCTTCTACTCG TTCTGTGAAAGCAATAACCTGGAGTACATCGTGGGCCGCGCGTGGATCGGCTTCTGGCTTATCCtgctggtggtgttggtggtggccTTTGAAGGCAGCTTCCTGGTCCAATACATCTCCCGCTACACTCAGGAGATCTTCTCCTTCCTCATCTCCCTCATCTTCATCTATGAGACTTTCTCTAAGCTGATCAAG ATTTTCCAGGACTACCCGCTACAAGAGAGCTATGCCCCTGTTGTGATGAAGCCCAAACCTCAGGGCCCCGTGCCCAACACAGCCCTCCTCTCCCTTGTGCTTATGGTTGGTACCTTCCTACTTGCCATGATGCTACGAAAGTTCAAGAACAGCACCTACTTCCCCGGCAAG CTACGCAGAGTCATTGGGGACTTTGGGGTCCCCATCTCCATCCTGATAATGGTCCTGGTGGATACCTTCATCAAGAACACCTACACGCAG AAACTCTCGGTGCCTGATGGCCTTAAAGTGTCCAACTCCTCCGCCCGGGGCTGGGTCATCCATCCCCTGGGTCTGTATAACCATTTCCCCAAGTGGATGATGTTTGCTTCTGTTCTACCCGCTCTGCTTGTCTTCATCCTTATATTCCTTGAGTCTCAGATCACCAC GCTGATTGTCAGTAAACCTGAGCGGAAGATGATCAAGGGCTCCGGCTTCCACCTGGACTTGCTGCTGGTTGTTGGCATGGGCGGGGTGGCCGCCCTCTTTGGGATGCCTTGGCTCAGCGCCACCACTGTGCGTTCTGTTACCCATGCCAACGCCCTCACAGTCATGGGGAAGGCCAGTGGTCCAGGGGCTGCAGCCCAGATCCAAGAGGTCAAGGAACAGCGGATCAGTGGGCTCCTGGTCTCTGTGCTCGTGG GACTGTCCATTCTCATGGAACCCATCCTGTCCCGCATCCCCCTGGCCGTACTGTTTGGCATCTTCCTGTACATGGGGATCACATCCCTCAGTGGCATCCAGCTCTTTGACCGCATCTTGCTCCTGTTCAAGCCACCCAAGTACCACCCAGATGTGCCCTTTGTCAAGAGG GTGAAGACCTGGCGTATGCACCTCTTCACGGGCATCCAGATCATCTGCCTGGCTGTGCTGTGGGTGGTGAAGTCCACGCCAGCCTCGCTGGCCCTGCCCTTTGTCCTCATCCTCACCGTGCCCCTGCGTCGTCTCCTCCTGCCGCTCATCTTCAGAGAGCTAGAACTCCAGTGT cTGGATGGTGATGATGCCAAAGTGACCTTTGACGAGGCGGAAGGGCTGGATGAGTATGACGAAGTGCCCATGCCTGTGTGA
- the Slc4a1 gene encoding band 3 anion transport protein isoform X2 — protein MGDMQDHEKVLEIPDRDSEEELEHVIEQIAYRDLDIPVTEMQESEALPTEQTATDYIPTSTSTSHPSSSQVYVELQELMMDQRNQELQWVEAAHWIGLEENLREDGVWGRPHLSYLTFWSLLELQKVFSKGTFLLDLAETSLAGVANKLLDSFIYEDQIRPQDRDELLRALLLKRSHAEDLKDLEGVKPAVLTRSGAPSEPLLPHQPSLETKLYCAQAEGGSEEPSPSGILKIPPNSETTLVLVGRASFLVKPVLGFVRLKEAVPLEDLVLPEPVSFLLVLLGPEAPHIDYTQLGRAAATLMTERVFRVTASLAQSRGELLSSLDSFLDCSLVLPPTEAPSEKALLNLVPVQKELLRKRYLPRPAKPDPNLYEALDGGKEGPGDEDDPLRRTGRIFGGLIRDIRRRYPYYLSDITDALSPQVLAAVIFIYFAALSPAVTFGGLLGEKTRNLMGVSELLISTAVQGILFALLGAQPLLVLGFSGPLLVFEEAFYSFCESNNLEYIVGRAWIGFWLILLVVLVVAFEGSFLVQYISRYTQEIFSFLISLIFIYETFSKLIKIFQDYPLQESYAPVVMKPKPQGPVPNTALLSLVLMVGTFLLAMMLRKFKNSTYFPGKLRRVIGDFGVPISILIMVLVDTFIKNTYTQKLSVPDGLKVSNSSARGWVIHPLGLYNHFPKWMMFASVLPALLVFILIFLESQITTLIVSKPERKMIKGSGFHLDLLLVVGMGGVAALFGMPWLSATTVRSVTHANALTVMGKASGPGAAAQIQEVKEQRISGLLVSVLVGLSILMEPILSRIPLAVLFGIFLYMGITSLSGIQLFDRILLLFKPPKYHPDVPFVKRVKTWRMHLFTGIQIICLAVLWVVKSTPASLALPFVLILTVPLRRLLLPLIFRELELQCLDGDDAKVTFDEAEGLDEYDEVPMPV, from the exons ATGGGGGACATGCAG GACCACGAGAAAGTGCTGGAGATCCCAGACCGTGACAGTGAAGAGGAACTGGAACATGTAATAGAACAGATAGCATACAGAGACCTAGACATCCCTGTGACAGAAATGCAGGAGTCAGAAG CTCTTCCCACAGAGCAAACAGCCACAGACTACATCCCCACCAGTACCTCCACATCGCACCCAAGCTCCAGTCAG GTCTATGTAGAGCTGCAGGAACTGATGATGGACCAGAGGAACCAGGAACTACAGTGGGTGGAGGCGGCACACTGGATAGGGCTGGAGGAAAACCTTCGAGAGGATGGTGTGTGGGGTCGTCCACATCTCTCTTACCTCACCTTCTGGAGCCTTCTAGAACTGCAGAAGGTCTTCTCAAAAG GCACCTTCCTTCTGGATCTGGCAGAGACATCCCTGGCTGGGGTGGCCAATAAACTTCTAGACAGTTTCATCTATGAGGATCAAATTCGGCCTCAAGACCGAGATGAGCTGCTCCGGGCTCTGCTACTCAAACGCAG CCACGCTGAGGACCTAAAGGATCTGGAGGGAGTGAAGCCTGCCGTCCTGACCCGCTCTGGGGCCCCTTCTGAACCTCTTCTTCCTCACCAGCCATCGCTGGAGACCAAGCTGTACTGTGCACAG GCAGAGGGGGGCTCAGAAGAACCCTCGCCATCTGGGATTCTGAAGATCCCCCCCAATTCAGAAACCACATTGGTGCTAGTGG GCCGGGCTAGTTTCCTGGTGAAGCCTGTGCTGGGCTTCGTGAGACTGAAGGAAGCTGTGCCGCTGGAGGACCTGGTGTTGCCGGAGCCTGTGAGCTTCCTTCTAGTTCTTCTCGGACCTGAGGCTCCGCACATCGACTACACCCAGCTGGGCAGGGCTGCAGCAACTCTCATGACAGAAAGA GTGTTCCGCGTTACCGCCTCCCTGGCGCAGAGCCGAGGGGAGCTGCTGAGCTCCCTGGATAGCTTTCTGGACTGTAGCCTGGTGCTGCCGCCCACAGAGGCCCCTTCAGAGAAAGCTCTGCTCAACCTGGTGCCCGTGCAGAAGGAGTTGCTTAGGAAGCGGTACTTGCCCAGACCTGCCAAGCCAGACCCCAACTTGTACGAGGCATTAG ACGGGGGAAAGGAGGGCCCCGGTGACGAAGACGACCCTCTAAGGCGCACCGGCCGGATCTTTGGAGGCCTGATCCGTGATATCCGGCGCCGGTATCCTTACTACCTGAGTGACATCACCGATGCGCTCAGTCCCCAGGTGCTGGCTGCTGTCATCTTCATCTACTTTGCTGCCTTGTCACCTGCGGTCACCTTCGGCGGTCTCCTGG GAGAAAAGACCCGGAACCTGATGGGGGTGTCAGAGCTGCTCATCTCCACAGCAGTGCAAGGAATTCTCTTTGCTCTCCTGGGGGCACAGCCCCTGCTTGTGCTCGGCTTCTCAGGACCCCTGCTGGTGTTTGAAGAAGCCTTCTACTCG TTCTGTGAAAGCAATAACCTGGAGTACATCGTGGGCCGCGCGTGGATCGGCTTCTGGCTTATCCtgctggtggtgttggtggtggccTTTGAAGGCAGCTTCCTGGTCCAATACATCTCCCGCTACACTCAGGAGATCTTCTCCTTCCTCATCTCCCTCATCTTCATCTATGAGACTTTCTCTAAGCTGATCAAG ATTTTCCAGGACTACCCGCTACAAGAGAGCTATGCCCCTGTTGTGATGAAGCCCAAACCTCAGGGCCCCGTGCCCAACACAGCCCTCCTCTCCCTTGTGCTTATGGTTGGTACCTTCCTACTTGCCATGATGCTACGAAAGTTCAAGAACAGCACCTACTTCCCCGGCAAG CTACGCAGAGTCATTGGGGACTTTGGGGTCCCCATCTCCATCCTGATAATGGTCCTGGTGGATACCTTCATCAAGAACACCTACACGCAG AAACTCTCGGTGCCTGATGGCCTTAAAGTGTCCAACTCCTCCGCCCGGGGCTGGGTCATCCATCCCCTGGGTCTGTATAACCATTTCCCCAAGTGGATGATGTTTGCTTCTGTTCTACCCGCTCTGCTTGTCTTCATCCTTATATTCCTTGAGTCTCAGATCACCAC GCTGATTGTCAGTAAACCTGAGCGGAAGATGATCAAGGGCTCCGGCTTCCACCTGGACTTGCTGCTGGTTGTTGGCATGGGCGGGGTGGCCGCCCTCTTTGGGATGCCTTGGCTCAGCGCCACCACTGTGCGTTCTGTTACCCATGCCAACGCCCTCACAGTCATGGGGAAGGCCAGTGGTCCAGGGGCTGCAGCCCAGATCCAAGAGGTCAAGGAACAGCGGATCAGTGGGCTCCTGGTCTCTGTGCTCGTGG GACTGTCCATTCTCATGGAACCCATCCTGTCCCGCATCCCCCTGGCCGTACTGTTTGGCATCTTCCTGTACATGGGGATCACATCCCTCAGTGGCATCCAGCTCTTTGACCGCATCTTGCTCCTGTTCAAGCCACCCAAGTACCACCCAGATGTGCCCTTTGTCAAGAGG GTGAAGACCTGGCGTATGCACCTCTTCACGGGCATCCAGATCATCTGCCTGGCTGTGCTGTGGGTGGTGAAGTCCACGCCAGCCTCGCTGGCCCTGCCCTTTGTCCTCATCCTCACCGTGCCCCTGCGTCGTCTCCTCCTGCCGCTCATCTTCAGAGAGCTAGAACTCCAGTGT cTGGATGGTGATGATGCCAAAGTGACCTTTGACGAGGCGGAAGGGCTGGATGAGTATGACGAAGTGCCCATGCCTGTGTGA